The following are from one region of the Azoarcus sp. PA01 genome:
- a CDS encoding IS630 family transposase → MGRPKVEIVLNESEREQLEAWTRRRKTAQALALRSRIVLECATGVDSKVVAQRLSVSQQMVSKWRNRFDANRLDGLLDAPRSGAPRTIDDTRVDAVIAKTLETVPKNATHWSTRSMAREMGMSQTAVSRIWRAFGLQPHRQETFKLSTDPLFVDKVRDIVGLYLDPPVKAMVLCVDEKSQIQALDRTQPILPLAPGLPERRTHDYMRHGTTTLFAALDVATGEVIGELHRRHRSREFLAFLRTIEANVPAGLDIHLVMDNYGTHKTPKVRSWFARHPRFHVHFTPTSASWINQVERWFAELTEKQIRRGTHRSTRQLEQAIRDYLARYNDDPKPFAWTKSTDDILASLERFCMRISNSAH, encoded by the coding sequence ATGGGCAGACCGAAGGTGGAGATCGTGCTGAACGAGAGCGAGCGCGAGCAGCTTGAAGCCTGGACGCGTCGGCGTAAGACCGCGCAGGCGCTCGCATTGCGCTCGCGGATCGTTCTCGAGTGTGCGACGGGTGTCGACAGCAAGGTTGTCGCGCAACGCTTGTCGGTGTCGCAGCAGATGGTATCGAAATGGCGCAACCGCTTTGACGCGAATCGGCTCGATGGCCTGCTCGATGCCCCGCGCTCGGGGGCGCCGCGTACGATCGACGATACCCGTGTCGATGCGGTGATTGCCAAGACGCTCGAAACGGTGCCGAAGAATGCCACCCATTGGAGTACGCGCAGCATGGCGCGCGAGATGGGGATGTCGCAGACGGCGGTCAGCCGCATCTGGCGCGCCTTCGGCCTGCAACCGCACCGGCAGGAAACATTCAAGCTCTCGACCGATCCGCTGTTCGTCGACAAGGTCCGCGACATCGTCGGGTTGTATCTGGATCCCCCGGTCAAGGCGATGGTGTTGTGCGTCGATGAGAAGAGCCAGATCCAGGCGCTCGACCGCACCCAGCCGATCCTGCCGCTGGCGCCGGGACTTCCCGAACGGCGAACGCATGACTATATGCGCCACGGCACAACGACTTTGTTTGCGGCGCTCGATGTCGCCACCGGAGAAGTCATCGGGGAACTGCACCGACGCCACCGCAGCCGCGAGTTTCTGGCCTTTCTGCGCACCATCGAAGCCAACGTCCCAGCCGGTCTGGACATCCATCTGGTGATGGACAACTACGGCACGCACAAGACGCCAAAGGTCAGGAGTTGGTTTGCCCGTCATCCGCGTTTCCACGTCCATTTCACCCCGACCTCGGCCTCCTGGATCAACCAGGTCGAACGCTGGTTTGCCGAGCTCACCGAAAAACAGATTCGTCGCGGCACCCACCGTTCCACCCGCCAACTCGAGCAGGCCATCCGCGACTACCTTGCTCGCTACAACGATGATCCCAAACCCTTCGCATGGACCAAATCAACTGACGACATCCTCGCCAGCCTTGAACGATTTTGTATGCGAATTTCTAACTCAGCACACTAG
- a CDS encoding FAD-dependent oxidoreductase, whose amino-acid sequence MQTNVKLIRKEMIADGTMAFHFAKPEGFEFRAGQFADFTLIDPPETDDEGNTRGFSLMQAPYEPDLVAATRMRDTAFKRVLKNLPIGTEVKLDAPYGDFTLHKTESTPAVFIIGGIGVTPVRSMIAQATHDRTTHQITLLHASVLS is encoded by the coding sequence GATTGCTGACGGCACCATGGCATTTCACTTCGCCAAGCCGGAAGGATTCGAGTTTCGCGCCGGACAATTTGCCGACTTCACGCTAATCGACCCGCCCGAGACCGACGACGAAGGCAATACCCGCGGGTTTTCACTGATGCAGGCACCCTACGAGCCGGATCTGGTCGCCGCGACCCGCATGCGCGATACCGCCTTCAAGCGGGTGCTGAAGAATCTGCCGATCGGCACCGAGGTCAAGCTCGATGCGCCGTACGGTGACTTCACGCTGCATAAGACCGAATCCACTCCGGCAGTTTTCATCATCGGCGGCATCGGCGTCACCCCGGTGCGCAGCATGATTGCCCAGGCCACTCATGACAGGACCACGCATCAGATCACCTTGCTGCACGCTAGTGTCCTGAGTTAA
- a CDS encoding FAD-dependent oxidoreductase, whose translation MNDFVCEFLTQHTSRTPADLPLKSDFEQLAKENPNFRYVPTVTEAPDEWPGEHGRVDAAMVRKYVPDLHRPIYYLSGPDSMVKAMRALLVSLDVSEDNIRTEEFTGY comes from the coding sequence TTGAACGATTTTGTATGCGAATTTCTAACTCAGCACACTAGCCGCACGCCGGCCGATCTGCCGCTGAAAAGTGACTTCGAGCAACTGGCCAAGGAGAATCCGAATTTCCGTTATGTCCCGACCGTCACCGAGGCACCCGACGAGTGGCCCGGAGAGCACGGGCGCGTCGATGCCGCGATGGTGAGGAAATACGTACCGGATTTGCATAGGCCCATTTACTACCTGTCCGGTCCGGACAGCATGGTCAAGGCCATGCGGGCACTGCTGGTGAGTCTCGATGTCAGCGAGGACAATATCCGCACGGAAGAATTTACCGGTTATTGA